AATCGGTCCTTTTTTAAACTGCTTGTTGTGAATCAGAAAGTTTTTGTTTATATGGTGCTAAAACATGGAATACTTCTTCCATAATTTTCAACAATTCAATATTAATAGGAATATTGTTTTTTTGTAAAGCAAAATATAATATTGAACAAATTAAGTGATGGTGTTCAAGTCCGAGATAATTCATCATAAAAGCCAAAGATGCACCTTGGGTAATAGCTGGAGTTCCATTGACATCTATTACATAAAGGTTTTTATTGGCATCTTCTCTAACTTCTAATCTAATTATATCTTCAGCCCCTACACTTTTATAAGTGTTTATTGCCAGTTCTTGTAAAGCGTAAAACCTAGAATCATTAAAATCAAGGATTTGGAAACTGTCCCTTTGAGTATGCTCAGCTTTTTTAGAAGTAAAGCTACGAACTTTATAAGTTAATGGAAAACCTACTATTGGTAATACATAGGGGTCATTATTACCCATAACTCCAATAGTATATTCTCTACCACTTAAATAAGTTTCAACTAGAATTAATATGTTACCTAATTGGGTAATTAAATTAGTAATTTTTAAGTCTAGCTGTTCAAAATTATGAACGATGGAAGATTCATCTATACCAATACTATTACCTCCACCTGTAGGCTTTACGAATAATGGAAATTCCATATTTTTTTCAATTTCTCTCAGTTGAGCTAAAATATCTCCATCTGGATCAACTACATAATAGCTGGGAACTAAAATGTTAGATTCCTTTAACCTTTCATAAGTATAGTCTTTATTACGGCAATATTCCATACACTGTACATCTGAATGGGTAAAGGGGAGATTATGAGATTTTAATACTTGTCTTATTAACTGTGAACCTGTTCCATCATACAAAGTTTCTGGGATATCTAAGTATCCTTCGGCAATTACAAAGGCTAAATCATAGTGGTTTTTAGTAATTTCTTCCGTTAATTGTTTAGGGTTCATTAAATTTAAAGGAACTACATCGTTACCACTCTTAAGTAATGCGTTGTGAATAGTCTCTACTGCATTAAAAGATGCACATTCACCGTAAACACCAACTCTTTTACTATCTTCCACAGCATTAAATAGGAATAAAATTTTATTTTTCACACATCAAATCTCCCATCTAAATTTTATTTTTATTTAATATGTAATAATTCTAATTTAAAAACATACTATCCGCAAGACCTTGACAAATAAATTTTTATGAAAATCTATGTTATATTTATTAAAATATACTGTTATCTATGAATAAACAGTTTAAAAAAATATAAAAGTAAAAAATAAAGATTAATACTGGACAGGGAGGTTTTAAATTGGAAATTAAAAATATAACAGGACAAGGTGAAGAAAGGGTTTTTCAAGTTTATCATAAAAAATTTTATATTAAAAAGGATGATTATTATAGATTAGTACACCATTTTCATGAACCTTTTAGTCAAACTGCCCTTCAGCACATAGTTACAAAATATTTAGAGGAGAATAATGATAATGGGTTAGTGGGAATGGTAAGGTATAAAGAAGAAGGTGATGGCATTATTTTAGATGCCGCTATCAGATATTTACAGTAAAGGGGTACTGTTTGGTGCCCTTGATTATTTTTTCTGGGTACATTATATTTATAGTAATGGTTGAGTTTAGAAAGGATGAAATATATGAAAGTAGATTTTAAAGTATTATTGGTAGCCATTAACACCAAATATTACCATACTAATTTAGCTATACGTTATTTAAAGAAAATGGCTGAATCTGTAAATATACAGGCAAAGATCTTGGAAACTACGATAAATAATCAGGTTGAAGAAATAATTCAAAAAATATATGGAGAAAACCCAACACTACTAGGTTTTTCCTGTTATATTTGGAATATAGAAATTGTTTTAAAGGTTGCAAGGTCAATTAAAGAACTTTTACCACAAGTTAAAATCCTACTAGGAGGACCAGAAGTATCCTTTGAAGAAAAGGAATTTTTTCTAGAACACCCTTATGTAGATTACATAATTAAAGGTGAAGGGGAACTCCCTTTTAAAAAGCTTCTTCAAGGATTAACGACAAATGATAGATTAGATAATATCCCAGGATTATTGACAGAAACCTTTGATAATGGTATGTCCCTTACTTTAGATTTAAA
Above is a window of Anaerobranca gottschalkii DSM 13577 DNA encoding:
- a CDS encoding D-alanine--D-alanine ligase family protein, which produces MKNKILFLFNAVEDSKRVGVYGECASFNAVETIHNALLKSGNDVVPLNLMNPKQLTEEITKNHYDLAFVIAEGYLDIPETLYDGTGSQLIRQVLKSHNLPFTHSDVQCMEYCRNKDYTYERLKESNILVPSYYVVDPDGDILAQLREIEKNMEFPLFVKPTGGGNSIGIDESSIVHNFEQLDLKITNLITQLGNILILVETYLSGREYTIGVMGNNDPYVLPIVGFPLTYKVRSFTSKKAEHTQRDSFQILDFNDSRFYALQELAINTYKSVGAEDIIRLEVREDANKNLYVIDVNGTPAITQGASLAFMMNYLGLEHHHLICSILYFALQKNNIPINIELLKIMEEVFHVLAPYKQKLSDSQQAV